One Heterodontus francisci isolate sHetFra1 chromosome 13, sHetFra1.hap1, whole genome shotgun sequence genomic window, TGTATTTTCTAgcttttgtttcctctgccttccagacacacttactaattttctgccgtccatttccaacttttcttctctcctttCTAAATTTACTCTTGGGTTCCCATTCCCTTGCTGAATTAGttgaaatcctccccaacagcactagcaaaaccagCCTGTCTGGCttctacaggtcccacctcccccataaATGGGTCCAATGCCTCAgggatctaaagccctccctcatgcaccatctgTCCAGCCACATATCAGCTTGATCTATCTATTCATGGTTAATAACTGTAGCTAAAGTACATATAGCTGGAACATTAGTGACATTATTGCTTCTAACAATCCTAGCAAGTGCAATTTTTTTTGAAGAAAAGTGTTAATAGAAACCTCCTGAAATTTAAGATCCTTTTTGGAAGATCTCAACTTAGACATATTATAATTAGGAGAAATATTTACATTGCATTCCAACAGAAAATTACTGGCATTTTAGTTGCTTTTAGAATATCTGGGTATTTTTAGTTTAAAGTTCAATTTTAACACTTTTCTTTCAAGGCAGTATTACTTTTGTTTATTGTGTGTAATTGTGTTCTAGGAGTGTGTAACTGTAATAAGTATTTTAGTCTGATACAGATGTTCTGGGTTGGAAACAAATTCTCAATTCCCACTTACTAAATTATTTTTATTTCTGCGCAGAGCTGAATGATTTCATCATCCAGCTTGATGAGGAGGTGGAAGGGATGCAAAGTACTATCATGGTTCTGCAGCAGCAGCTGAAGGAGGCACGCCAGCAGTTGGCTCAGCTTCAAGGACAGCAGCATCACCAGGTGTTACACTCTGGCACCAGTAGGACTCCAATCCCTGAGCCTTCTGCACAAAGGGAGAGCATTACTAAAGATTGCAGCCGACTAGTGAATGGACCAACCAATGGCGATTCATCCCCACAAGGGAGAGCAGCAGCTGCCTTTCAAGACAAGACTAACCTTTACAGAGAATTAAGCAGCACGGAGGATGATTTCCCGTCATCTCCTGGTAGTGGGAATAAACTTTCAAACCACAGTGAAGAAAGGCTGGACCGAGCAGGCAGCAGTAACATGTATCAGCTAGGTGCTGGATATGAGAGTGTAGACTCCCCCACTGGTAGCGAGAACTCTCTTACTCAGCACTCAAATGACACAGACTCCATCAATGACCCTCAGGAAGATAAGCCATTTGTTGTGAAAGGTGCCAGAACTATGGGTTCCCGTCACATTCAGAATGGGTTGGACTCAGTCAGCACACAGGGGTCGGTTTTGTAACACTTAACAGGCATTATTCGCAGTCTTTTTATATAGTGTCATTTCGTTTGGCTGATGGCTGTCAAGTGACTGTTGAAGCTAGTGTGTAATTTTGTTTAAAATTCAGCCTTTTGTGTTTTTGCTTTCTTGGAAAACTGTTGCTActgtttaaatttttttaaaacatCATATTGCATTGGCTGTTGCTGAAAGGATGTTGATACATGTAGACCTCAGCTATTTTTATATGATTTAATCTGAATAAAATGTATTACTACAACTTTAACATTGGGGAAAAAAGTTGTGTAAAACAGGACTCTTGTGTACATCTAGGACTCCAGTGAAACGCTATTGGCATTTTATCAGAACTCTGTCATACAGTCCTGCAACAAGAGAAAGTTGCACCATGTAGGTGTGTGACGATTAAGTAAGCTTGCCAGTTGCAGTAGTTATTTTTCCAAAGGGAGTTTGGATG contains:
- the wtap gene encoding pre-mRNA-splicing regulator WTAP isoform X3, which codes for MHPTWTRWKQQEVYVHALETKCSELSSNDVSGLRESEEKLKQQQHESARRENILVMRLATKEQEMQECTNQIQYLKQVQLPSAAQLRSTLVDPAINLFFLKMKTELEQTKDKLEQAQNELSAWKFTPDSQTGKKLMAKCRMLIQENQELGRQLSQGRIAQLEAELALQKKYSEELKSSQDELNDFIIQLDEEVEGMQSTIMVLQQQLKEARQQLAQLQGQQHHQVLHSGTSRTPIPEPSAQRESITKDCSRLVNGPTNGDSSPQGRAAAAFQDKTNLYRELSSTEDDFPSSPGSGNKLSNHSEERLDRAGSSNMYQLGAGYESVDSPTGSENSLTQHSNDTDSINDPQEDKPFVVKGARTMGSRHIQNGLDSVSTQGSVL